Proteins encoded by one window of Hylaeus volcanicus isolate JK05 chromosome 7, UHH_iyHylVolc1.0_haploid, whole genome shotgun sequence:
- the LOC128879231 gene encoding uncharacterized protein LOC128879231 isoform X1: MIFPHIIYVVTMEIVNPIVTCPYEETHRIRKSKLPYHLKVCGEKNHSTKSHCPFDTTHIIDTVNYEAHVANCASSGNIQNYLFGFDPPQSLGTVPLETVSCLSAPVMKHWNQKYVETYDPLKNTENKKVIRYIIGSRSEKRQFRLAERKRRQALDKGDIGSPSLIKSLKHKLPMDYVDISQLINSMRRLYLEDFDILLKSIDISKLFISEKSRSLNKENCMSEVIEKALVQQFKKLMVLCLNKIH, from the exons ATGATCTTTCCCCATATCATTTATGtg GTTACAATGGAAATAGTAAATCCGATAGTAACGTGTCCTTATGAAGAAACGCATCGAATTCGCAAGAGCAAGCTACCTTACCACCTGAAAGTATGTGGTGAAAAGAATCATTCTACAAAATCGCATTGTCCATTCGACACAACTCACATAATTGATACTGTTAATTACGAG GCTCATGTCGCAAACTGTGCCAGTAGTggaaacatacaaaattatctATTTGGATTTGACCCACCGCAAAGCTTAGGAACAGTACCTTTGGAAACGGTTTCATGTCTATCCGCACCTGTAATGAAACATTGGAATCAG AAATATGTAGAAACATACGATCCTTTGAAGAATACAGAGAACAAAAAGGTCATACGATATATAATAGGATCGCGGTCAGAGAAAAGACAATTTAGATTAGCTGAGCGTAAAAGAAGACAGGCTCTTGATAAAGGAGACATAGGTAGTCCGAGCCTAATAAAATCTTTG AAACATAAGTTGCCAATGGACTATGTGGATATTTCACAACTTATTAATAGTATGAGACGATTATATTTGGAagattttgatattttattgaaaagtatcgatattagtaaattgtttataagtGAAAAGAGCCgttctttaaataaagaaaattgtatgtcAGAAGTCATTGAAAAG gCATTGGtgcaacaatttaaaaaactaatGGTCCTTTGTTTGAATAAGATTCActaa
- the LOC128879231 gene encoding uncharacterized protein LOC128879231 isoform X2, whose amino-acid sequence MEIVNPIVTCPYEETHRIRKSKLPYHLKVCGEKNHSTKSHCPFDTTHIIDTVNYEAHVANCASSGNIQNYLFGFDPPQSLGTVPLETVSCLSAPVMKHWNQKYVETYDPLKNTENKKVIRYIIGSRSEKRQFRLAERKRRQALDKGDIGSPSLIKSLKHKLPMDYVDISQLINSMRRLYLEDFDILLKSIDISKLFISEKSRSLNKENCMSEVIEKALVQQFKKLMVLCLNKIH is encoded by the exons ATGGAAATAGTAAATCCGATAGTAACGTGTCCTTATGAAGAAACGCATCGAATTCGCAAGAGCAAGCTACCTTACCACCTGAAAGTATGTGGTGAAAAGAATCATTCTACAAAATCGCATTGTCCATTCGACACAACTCACATAATTGATACTGTTAATTACGAG GCTCATGTCGCAAACTGTGCCAGTAGTggaaacatacaaaattatctATTTGGATTTGACCCACCGCAAAGCTTAGGAACAGTACCTTTGGAAACGGTTTCATGTCTATCCGCACCTGTAATGAAACATTGGAATCAG AAATATGTAGAAACATACGATCCTTTGAAGAATACAGAGAACAAAAAGGTCATACGATATATAATAGGATCGCGGTCAGAGAAAAGACAATTTAGATTAGCTGAGCGTAAAAGAAGACAGGCTCTTGATAAAGGAGACATAGGTAGTCCGAGCCTAATAAAATCTTTG AAACATAAGTTGCCAATGGACTATGTGGATATTTCACAACTTATTAATAGTATGAGACGATTATATTTGGAagattttgatattttattgaaaagtatcgatattagtaaattgtttataagtGAAAAGAGCCgttctttaaataaagaaaattgtatgtcAGAAGTCATTGAAAAG gCATTGGtgcaacaatttaaaaaactaatGGTCCTTTGTTTGAATAAGATTCActaa